The Palaemon carinicauda isolate YSFRI2023 unplaced genomic scaffold, ASM3689809v2 scaffold1287, whole genome shotgun sequence genome has a window encoding:
- the RpL15 gene encoding large ribosomal subunit protein eL15, with translation MGAYKYMQEIYRKKQSDVMRFLLRIRAWHYRHLSKLHRAPRPSRPEKARRLGYKAKQGIVIYRIRVRRGGRKRPVPKGATYGKPKSHGVNQLKPTRNLQSLAEERVGRRLGGLVVLNSYWVAQDSTYKYYEVILLVPTHKAIRRNPTYNWACRPQHKHRELRGKTSAGRKHRGLGRGHRFSHTKGGSRRANWLRKNTLSLRRRR, from the exons ATGGGTGCGTACAAGTACATGCAAGAGATTTACCGCAAGAAGCAGAGCGATGTCATGCGCTTCCTGCTGAGAATCAGGGCCTGGCATTACCGCCACCTGAGCAAGCTTCACCGAGCTCCCAGGCCCAGCCGACCCGAGAAGGCCCGTAGGTTGGGATACAAGGCTAAGCAAG GAATCGTCATTTACCGCATCCGCGTGCGCCGCGGTGGCCGCAAACGCCCAGTGCCCAAGGGTGCTACCTATGGCAAGCCCAAGAGCCATGGTGTCAACCAGCTGAAACCAACGAGGAACCTCCAGTCTTTGGCCGAG GAAAGGGTTGGCCGCAGACTCGGCGGTCTGGTGGTGTTGAACAGCTACTGGGTAGCCCAGGATTCCACATACAAATACTATGAAGTTATTCTGTTGGTCCCCACACACAAGGCAATCCGTCGCAACCCCACATACAACTGGGCCTGCAGGCCCCAACACAAGCACCGCGAACTCCGCGGAAAGACCTCAGCTGGCCGCAAGCACAGAGGTCTGGGCAGAGGCCACCGCTTCTCACACACCAAGGGAGGCTCACGCCGCGCCAATTGGCTGAGAAAGAATACTTTGAGTCTTCGCAGAAGGCGttaa